GGCGCGGCCTCAGGCAACCCGCTGATCCTGGAGAAAGTCGAACTCGAAGCCGAAGTGGACACACTTCAGCGCCAGTTGCGGTCCCATGACCGGCAGGAACAGGCCAACCAGCACAAGCTCAATGTCGCCACGAACCAGAACCTATTCGCTGTTGAAGCTCAACCCGAGATTGCCTCGATGATCGAACGCACACGCATTCCCGATGACTTCACCGCGACCGTCAATGGCCGGACTTACGACAAGCGCACCGACGCGACCGCTGCGCTCATCAGCGACGTCGTTGACCTCGCAGGAAACGGCCGCCGAGCGGCTTTTCATCTGGCGAACGAAGAACGCGCCGGCCTCATGCAACTGCACGGTCACGACATCGGGTGGAGAGTCAGCGCTGGACCGGCGGTGAATGCGCAAGTGATCTTCACGCTCGACGGGTCGGATTTGGATAAGACGAAAGTCGCCTATCCCTGGACTGATCTTGTCAAAGAATCGGCACCGAACGTTGTTGTCTCCCTCGAAAACCGCATCAAGGCTCTCCCGAAGCTCGGCGACGAGCTCAAGCAGCTCGAAGCCACGAGTACCGCCGAAATCGCTACCCTGACTCCCAAGGTCGGGCAGCCTTTCGCACACGAGAGTGAGCTTGCTGAACTGAAAGCCAAGCTCGAAGAGGTCAACACGAAACTCAACCTCAGTACCAACCAACCAGGCTCTGACGGTGGGAGTCCGGAACGCGGGGGAGTCGATGCGCAGGCCCGGGCGGTTCTCGAGCAGGTCAGTAAGAACCGTGCGACTCCTGGACAAGAACTAGCCCATGACGGTACTTCGACGTGGGACAAGCCCGAATCGTACCGGGATCGCACCTCCGCGACGGAGAGAAGCCGCGGGGTGCCCGAACACGAAAGAAACTAAGTAGAGCACTATAAAAGTATGTACAGTTGCAGTATCATATGAGTGTTGGGAGGCCTATATGAATGCTGATTATTGTTCTGATGATGAACAGTATTTATCGCAACAGTCATTGACCTGTGCGCAATCCTGGCTGGCCGCGCGGAAGTTGCCGGCTGACCCGGAATCAGCGCAGGAGATGATTGCGGCCTACTATCCCGGTGGGCTGCACTGGTTCATCGCGCAACACCTCATCTCTCCCGACGACACTGAAATGCCAGCCCACCCATAGGAGTGATCACCAGTGGCTATCCCGACCGTCTTTCCCGTCAAGTACAAGTGCGGCCACACCGAAAAGCGTGACCTGTCACGAGTGGCCCCGTCGAAGCGCAAGTCATTGGCCGAGTCAGACTTCTTCGCAACCAAGGCAGGGAAGAACGATGACGGCCTGGTTTGCAAGAACTGCTTCAATGCGGAGCGCGAGAACGACACCGAAGCCTTTCTGAAACAGCTCATGCTCGACACCGAAGCCTTTGAGGCCGAACACGGACTACCGGAACTCACCGGCACCGACAAGCAGATCAGCTCAGGGCTGGTGGAGTCGGCACGCAAGGACCGCTTCACCGTCCTCGACACGATCGCCAACGACGAAGAATACGCCGATCAATTCCCCACCGTGCTCGAAGCCGCGCAGACGCTGACATGGGGCGGCTGGTGGACGAACAATCTCGGCTTCAAGACTCGCAAAGACAACGAATACGGTCCCGAAGAATTCGTCGAACTCATCATCGACGGAGCCGAAGAAGAAGCCAAACGCGCCCCCTCCGCAAGAGCCGAACCAGAGAACCCCCACGACTGGAACCCCAAAGAAGCCCAGTGACCCAGGTAGCGGCCCGATCGCCGGGCAGTGAGAAGGCGCGGCGTCGACGCGGGAAGAAGCTGTGGGCCAAACGCGTCGACGCCGAGATCCAACGGGATCTGCTCACAGACCGCCTCGGCATCACGGCCCTGCCTAAAGGCCCGAGCCGCACCAGGCAACGCGTGGTTGCGTGGGCACTGATCGTATTTGTGTACCTACTCGGCTGGGGGACGTCGACACAAGCGGCATTCACCATGCTGCTCAATGACGGGCACTACCCGAGAGGGCCATACACCGCCGGAGTGTTCCTGACGAACCTGGTGCCCGATGCGCTCGTGATCGTAGCCGCGGTGCTCGGTATCATATGGTTCCTTCCGCGCACCAGCGCACGGACAGCCGCCTGGAAGACATCACTGCGCACCGTGCCCATCTACCACGCCTTACCGCTGGTGGTGATGCTGTCGGCTGCTGGTGTCTCGACCATTGTCGGCCTCGAGACCTATGACTATC
The window above is part of the Brevibacterium spongiae genome. Proteins encoded here:
- a CDS encoding CPBP family intramembrane glutamic endopeptidase, giving the protein MTQVAARSPGSEKARRRRGKKLWAKRVDAEIQRDLLTDRLGITALPKGPSRTRQRVVAWALIVFVYLLGWGTSTQAAFTMLLNDGHYPRGPYTAGVFLTNLVPDALVIVAAVLGIIWFLPRTSARTAAWKTSLRTVPIYHALPLVVMLSAAGVSTIVGLETYDYPPREYPTDALVMMRAIDSAMAGPCEELALLALPVIALRRLGYSWTVVCIVASCLRVPFHMYYGWGSILFALWAIGAVFLYRRTCAIGAIVFSHALHNFVIGLDPLVPGIWQTNIIVCVLAVPVLLGYLHRQRKRLRQAYARH